A portion of the Lolium rigidum isolate FL_2022 chromosome 1, APGP_CSIRO_Lrig_0.1, whole genome shotgun sequence genome contains these proteins:
- the LOC124703355 gene encoding calcium uniporter protein 6, mitochondrial-like, with the protein MASHTLRNLCHFPSPTPQPSPAEAKFTPGEAQRMVRLVGVELLKRRLRDSPDEVVGHGEFLDACVEAGAARTRGQAEELAQAMDQSGSVVLFRGMVYLHPEKVVDLVRSVVPPVLEIENDVRKEEFELLKKKKEEIDRQAHKQVKRILWSGLLFLQTTLGLTFRFTFWELSWDVIAPLAFFVTSSDLLVGYAYFLVTLRKLSYRSYMERLFETRRRKLYDKEGFDMEKYLEMEKQIKCPLGGECTEGCKLHESGLVTPENFSVVTYTLEIERRMQDGQDEMVSHGQLLNALLESSLKRTEAEALVQKMDDISLVMLVRGKTYLNHEKVVDLIRRAVPFALAPENDARKEEFKQLQAKMEEINSLAHKHAMRILCVGFAYFLLQFALLFRLTFWEFTWHETEPLDLTIAGIQLIICYGYFLHTSSNPTLQDFRQRLFLARRRKLCAKHRFDIDRYLKLQKHL; encoded by the exons ATGGCATCGCACACTCTGCGGAACCTCTGCCATTTCCCGTCGCCAACCCCACAGCCATCTCCGGCGGAGGCGAAGTTCACGCCGGGGGAGGCTCAACGAATGGTGCGGCTTGTTGGAGTCGAGCTGCTGAAGAGGCGGCTGCGGGACAGCCCAGACGAGGTGGTAGGCCATGGCGAGTTTCTTGACGCGTGCGTGGAGGCTGGCGCGGCGCGCACGCGAGGCCAGGCGGAGGAGCTGGCGCAGGCGATGGACCAGTCCGGCAGCGTGGTGCTCTTCCGGGGAATGGTCTACCTCCACCCAGAGAAG GTAGTGGACCTGGTTAGAAGTGTTGTGCCACCTGTACTCGAGATCGAAAATGATGTGAGAAAAGAAGAATTTGAGCtactgaagaagaagaaagaagagattgACAGGCAGGCGCACAAGCAAGTCAAGCGAATCCTCTGGTCTGGCTTACTGTTCTTGCAGACCACATTAGGCCTCACTTTCCGTTTCACGTTCTGGGAGCTGTCGTGGGACGTTATAGCGCCACTCGCCTTCTTCGTGACCAGTTCTGACCTGCTTGTTGGCTATGCCTATTTCCTTGTTACCTTACGCAAGCTGTCATATCGAAGCTACATGGAGAGGCTGTTTGAaacaaggaggaggaagctctACGACAAGGAGGGTTTTGATATGGAGAAGTACCTGGAAATGGAGAAACAAATAAAGTGTCCCCTGGGAGGAGAATGCACCGAAGGTTGTAAGCTTCATGAGTCAGGGCTagtaacaccagaaaatttctcaGTTGTTACTTATACTTT AGAAATCGAGAGGCGGATGCAGGATGGGCAGGACGAGATGGTCAGCCACGGCCAGCTCCTCAACGCTTTGCTGGAGAGCAGCCTCAAGCGCACAGAGGCGGAGGCACTCGTGCAGAAGATGGATGACATCAGCTTGGTGATGCTAGTCCGGGGCAAGACCTACCTCAACCATGAGAAG GTTGTGGACCTGATTAGAAGGGCTGTGCCTTTTGCACTTGCCCCAGAGAACGACGCGAGAAAAGAAGAGTTCAAACAACTCCAGGCAAAGATGGAAGAGATAAACAGCCTGGCTCACAAGCATGCCATGCGGATTCTATGCGTTGGCTTTGCGTACTTTCTGCTCCAATTCGCTCTCTTATTCCGCCTTACGTTCTGGGAGTTCACATGGCATGAGACAGAGCCGCTCGACCTTACCATAGCCGGCATCCAGCTGATTATTTGCTACGGATATTTCCTCCACACCTCGAGTAATCCAACGTTACAAGACTTCAGGCAGAGGCTGTTCTTGGCAAGGAGGAGAAAGCTCTGCGCCAAGCATAGATTTGATATAGACAGATACCTGAAGTTGCAGAAACACCTTTAG
- the LOC124666453 gene encoding uncharacterized protein LOC124666453: MGWGISMELGQKFPFTHAYFPSQQRDLLAILTGPISCRRFMDLVSCIEAMVCLEGNSSWNNIQSQQSKGSHFGKKPSSKGVAKFKYSSAWSMITNFPIWFSFATALLFHQEGSQGFISEILSREKTAQSISDISLAQRAAFYLSWVLCPSNVDECQMLANNMVDLSHAWARNNKRRPSYAYNTSTVNHRRKLRIPAAEDTGKPYASTNPVSSLIKGFDDHCVKFSSRTVVSQVQDEDTSDIPLSCPNFLHLQIPLGVLLVSSSCISEQDCNVLLRYTSTGLVLESKEVQEKTRDHFGYDGFSSTYRGFTERRALSGAYLIFGWLDIIDDMSGAIFECEDTCRCFVSELRTKMCPYLLECVNLLLNQVGQDKDFIVDLRYRLLNWSNKGQSFDGCEAFKDVILQMNTKVLLPP; this comes from the exons ATGGGATGGGGAATATCCATGGAACTGGGGCAGAAGTTTCCCTTTACGCATGCTTATTTCCCAAGCCAACAAAGGGACTTGCTTGCCATACTAACTGGACCCATATCATGCAGAAGATTTATGGATCTTGTTTCTTGCATAGAAGCTATGGTTTGTTTGGAAGGTAACTCTTCATGGAACAACATACAATCACAACAATCAAAGGGATCACACTTTGGCAAAAAACCATCATCAAAGGGAGTGGCCAAATTCAAATATAGTTCTGCTTG GTCAATGATTACAAATTTCCCTATCTGGTTCAGTTTTGCTACTGCCTTACTTTTTCATCAGGAAGGTTCGCAAGGTTTTATATCAGAAATATTATCCAGGGAGAAAACTGCTCAATCAATAAGTGATATCAGTCTTGCTCAGAGGGCAGCATTTTACCTTTCGTGGGTCTTATGCCCTTCTAATGTAGATGAATGCCAGATGTTAGCTAACAATATGGTGGACTTATCACATGCTTGGGCCAGGAACAACAAAAGACGCCCCAGTTATGCATACAATACTAGTACTGTAAATCATAGGAGGAAATTGCGAATACCCGCAGCTGAGGATACAGGGAAACCTTATGCATCGACCAACCCTGTCAGTTCCCTCATTAAAGGATTTGATGATCACTGTGTGAAGTTCAGTAGCAGAACTGTTGTTAGTCAAGTGCAAGATGAAGACACATCAGACATCCCTCTCTCATGCCCTAATTTTCTGCATTTGCAGATTCCTTTAGGGGTGTTGCTTGTGTCCTCTAGCTGTATTAGTGAGCAGGACTGTAACGTGCTTCTGCGCTACACAAGCACAGGTCTGGTTCTGGAGTCAAAGGAAGTGCAGGAAAAAACGAGAGATCATTTTGGTTATGATGGTTTTTCATCCACCTATAGAGGTTTTACTGAAAGACGGGCTTTAAGTGGTGCGTATCTCATCTTTGGCTGGCTTGACATCATTGATGATATGTCTGGAGCGATCTTTGAATGTGAAGATACATGTCGTTGTTTTGTCAGTGAACTAAGAACCAAGATGTGCCCATACTTGCTCGAGTGTGTAAATTTATTGCTGAATCAGGTAGGTCAAGATAAAGATTTTATAGTTGATCTCCGGTACAGGTTGCTGAACTGGAGTAATAAAGGGCAGAGTTTTGATGGTTGCGAGGCATTCAAAGACGTTATCCTTCAAATGAACACAAAAGTTCTGCTCCCCCCATAG
- the LOC124703366 gene encoding uncharacterized protein LOC124703366: protein MAPAPLNDLTHLLAEVASRLSRPTGGEPISASVSVSSLAAALNTSAPAPGTRVLDAALSLMCFDPQEVDRARLDCLVRTIVSALSDSASCRVVRTGERSGGEMLCFGTSVSPGDCRELVRSCAALVDKLGDRDVAGHSFDLLHAIVKTPLLSPCYQSLFPSPYYREDGETSYEMGTIGIDLAMHPSYQVLPGDGSIPPRALLWHLDPSILRHDLSEMLRETIARPLLYLRKELHDRVSWRVIVICLVCSPPAFLEMRSLFHIWFLET from the exons ATGGCGCCGGCGCCCCTCAACGACCTCACCCACCTGCTCGCCGAGGTAGCTTCCCGCCTCTCCCGCCCCACCGGCGGCGAACCAATCTCCGCCTCCGTCTCCGTCTCCTCCCTCGCGGCGGCCCTCAACACCAGCGCCCCCGCCCCCGGAACCAGGGTCCTCGACGCCGCGCTCTCCCTCATGTGCTTCGACCCACAAGAG GTGGATAGGGCTCGCCTGGACTGCCTGGTCCGCACCATCGTCTCCGCGCTCTCCGACTCGGCCTCGTGCCGAGTGGTCCGGaccggcgagcggagcggcggcgAGATGCTCTGCTTCGGGACCTCCGTCTCTCCCGGGGACTGCCGCGAGCTGGTCCGCTCCTGTGCTGCCCTCGTCGATAAATTGGGGGATCGTGATG TTGCGGGTCACTCTTTTGATCTTCTGCACGCCATTGTGAAAACGCCGCTGCTATCTCCATGTTACCAGTCTCTCTTTCCTTCGCCATATTACAGAGAGGATGGAGAAACCAGTTATGAAATGGGTACCATCGGTATCGATTTAGCAATGCATCCATCTTATCAAGTGCTTCCCGGTGATGGCTCGATCCCGCCGAG GGCCCTTCTGTGGCATCTTGATCCATCCATTCTAAGACATGATCTTTCAGAGATGCTACGGGAAACAATTGCAAGGCCCTTGCTTTATCTTAGAAAAGAGTTACATGATCGGGTATCATGGCGTGTGATTgtaatatgtttggtttgctcccCGCCTGCATTCTTGGAGATGCGATCATTATTCCATATCTGGTTTCTGGAGAC TTGA
- the LOC124666464 gene encoding GDSL esterase/lipase APG-like: MSSSRGSSAMQRRFVLLALSLLLISWGGRVQAQVVPAVISFGDSTIDVGNNNYLPGAVFKANYAPYGKNFRRHKATGRFSDGKIVTDVTSESLGFEGYAPPYLSPLASGKNLLAGANFGSAASSYDDDTAALYDAITLSQQLKYYKEYQAKLAAVAGRRGARSILADALYVVSTGTGDFLQNYYHNASLSARYDVNRYCDHLVRIFSAFTDELYKLGARRIGVTSMPPLGCLPAAIRLYGKGRSGCVRRLNGDAETFNRKLNATVEALVKRHDGLKVAIFDIYTPLRELSEKPAAQGFSEARKTCCRTGKAGTRVYLCDPATAVGMCRNASSYVYFDGVHPSEAANLVIADSMISAGIDLLT, translated from the exons ATGTCTTCATCCAGGGGTTCATCAGCGATGCAACGGAGGTTTGTGCTGCTGGCACTGTCCCTGCTCCTCATCTCCTGGGGCGGCAGAGTCCAGGCGCAGGTGGTGCCGGCGGTGATCTCGTTCGGTGACTCGACCATCGACGTCGGCAACAACAACTATCTGCCCGGCGCTGTCTTCAAGGCCAACTACGCGCCGTACGGGAAGAACTTCAGGCGCCACAAGGCCACCGGCAGGTTCTCCGACGGCAAGATCGTCACCGACGTCACCT CTGAATCGCTTGGCTTTGAGGGCTACGCGCCGCCGTACCTCAGCCCGCTGGCGTCAGGGAAGAACCTCCTCGCCGGCGCAAACTTCGGGTCCGCCGCGTCCAGCTACGACGACGACACGGCCGCCCTGTAT GATGCGATCACGTTGTCGCAGCAGCTCAAGTACTACAAGGAGTACCAGGCCAAGCTTGCGGCGGTGGCCGGGCGGCGCGGGGCGCGCTCGATCCTCGCCGACGCGCTGTACGTCgtcagcaccggcaccggcgacTTCCTCCAGAACTACTACCACAACGCCTCCCTGTCCGCGCGCTACGACGTCAACCGCTACTGTGACCACCTCGTCCGCATTTTCTCCGCCTTCACCGAC GAGCTGTACAAGCTGGGAGCACGGCGGATCGGCGTGACGTCCATGCCGCCGCTGGGGTGCCTGCCGGCGGCAATCAGGCTGTACGGCAAGGGCCGCAGTGGGTGCGTGCGTCGGCTCAACGGCGACGCGGAGACCTTCAACCGGAAGCTGAACGCCACCGTAGAGGCGCTGGTGAAGCGGCACGACGGCCTCAAGGTCGCCATCTTCGACATCTACACGCCGCTCCGGGAACTCTCCGAGAAACCGGCGGCGCAGGGCTTCTCGGAGGCGAGGAAGACGTGCTGCAGGACGGGGAAGGCGGGGACCAGGGTCTACCTCTGCGACCCGGCCACGGCGGTCGGGATGTGCCGGAACGCCAGCAGCTACGTGTACTTCGACGGCGTGCACCCGTCGGAGGCGGCCAACTTGGTCATCGCCGACTCCATGATCTCCGCGGGCATCGACTTACTCACGTAg